The following proteins are encoded in a genomic region of Sorangiineae bacterium MSr12523:
- a CDS encoding carbon-nitrogen hydrolase family protein, with product MSQSLVAAVVQLSSQADVSQNLQRAEKLIEEASAAGAKLVALPENFAFMGDQDQKRAIAEPVEGTGPILTFVRDTAKRLGIHLVAGGFPERSEDARRPFNTSLLAGPEGDILAVYRKIHLFDVDLPDGTRLQESAATSAGEERVVASVGPAMLGMTVCYDLRFPELFRALTRRGARIVTVPAAFTVPTGKDHWHVLLRARAIEDQVFVLAPAQTGKHPLGRQSYGKSLIVDPWGDVLAQAGEGEGIALARLDFAYQDRVRSSLPCLDHVRLL from the coding sequence ATGAGCCAATCCCTCGTTGCAGCAGTCGTACAGCTCTCCAGCCAGGCCGACGTGAGTCAAAACCTCCAACGGGCCGAAAAGCTCATCGAGGAGGCGAGTGCTGCGGGTGCCAAGCTCGTCGCCTTGCCCGAGAATTTCGCGTTCATGGGCGATCAAGATCAGAAACGCGCCATCGCCGAACCGGTGGAAGGGACGGGCCCGATCCTGACCTTCGTGCGCGACACGGCGAAGCGCCTCGGCATTCACCTCGTGGCAGGCGGCTTTCCGGAGCGCAGCGAGGATGCGAGGCGCCCGTTCAACACGTCGCTGCTGGCCGGTCCCGAGGGAGACATCCTCGCGGTGTACCGCAAGATCCATTTGTTCGACGTCGATCTCCCCGACGGCACGCGCCTGCAAGAAAGCGCCGCCACGTCGGCGGGGGAGGAGCGCGTGGTCGCCTCCGTCGGGCCGGCCATGCTCGGCATGACGGTTTGCTACGATCTGCGCTTTCCCGAGCTATTCCGCGCCCTCACGCGCCGCGGCGCGCGCATCGTCACCGTGCCGGCCGCCTTCACCGTTCCCACAGGCAAAGACCATTGGCACGTGCTGCTTCGCGCCCGCGCCATCGAAGACCAGGTCTTCGTGCTGGCGCCGGCGCAGACGGGAAAGCATCCGCTCGGCCGTCAGAGCTACGGCAAGAGCCTCATCGTCGATCCGTGGGGCGACGTGCTCGCGCAAGCCGGGGAGGGGGAGGGCATCGCCCTCGCGCGACTGGACTTCGCGTACCAAGATCGCGTGCGCTCGTCGCTCCCGTGCCTCGATCACGTGCGTCTTCTGTGA
- a CDS encoding histidine kinase translates to MQSHSRARSGWIVFAAWTAVGIVSAVETYFYCNEFKGMRVSLAACFVGRVLPWYMWALSTPLILRLTAGERTASWPKWRLVLAHTLLFLGTCLAFSLVYPVVDVWTKLAMGGNLTYGQRVLRSLIGWVSAFVFAYGIVLFAGATMSANQRKRESERREAALATELVRAQLSALKSQLQPHFLFNALNTAVAFVRQGDVKTAERTLLLLSDMLRDVLRQVDSTDVTVREEVQMLKRYLEIQELRFADRLRVTWTIEPQVMEARVPLLLLQPVVENAVRHGIARRASAGMLEIRVRREAEQLVLEVRDDGPGPPEGFVLCACPGLGLRNIRERLEQHYGGQAEFRLERVEAGGTLASISLPFHTEHDSGTKRVAAPQVAEHVAA, encoded by the coding sequence ATGCAAAGCCATAGCCGGGCGCGTTCGGGCTGGATCGTCTTCGCGGCGTGGACGGCCGTGGGGATCGTGTCCGCGGTCGAGACGTACTTCTACTGCAACGAGTTCAAGGGCATGCGGGTCTCGCTCGCCGCATGCTTCGTGGGCCGCGTGTTGCCCTGGTACATGTGGGCGCTGTCCACGCCACTCATTTTGCGCCTCACCGCGGGCGAGCGCACGGCCTCGTGGCCGAAGTGGCGCCTGGTGCTGGCCCACACGCTGCTCTTCCTGGGAACGTGCCTCGCGTTCTCGTTGGTCTACCCGGTGGTGGACGTGTGGACGAAGCTCGCGATGGGCGGAAATCTCACCTACGGGCAGCGCGTCCTGCGCTCGCTCATCGGGTGGGTGTCCGCCTTCGTCTTCGCCTACGGCATCGTCCTCTTCGCCGGCGCCACGATGAGCGCGAACCAACGCAAGCGCGAGAGCGAGCGGCGCGAGGCCGCCCTGGCCACGGAACTGGTGCGCGCGCAGCTTTCCGCGCTGAAGTCGCAGCTGCAGCCGCACTTTCTCTTCAATGCGCTGAACACCGCGGTCGCCTTCGTGCGGCAGGGTGACGTGAAGACCGCCGAGCGCACCTTGCTTCTGCTGAGCGACATGCTGCGCGATGTGCTGCGCCAGGTCGACTCGACGGACGTGACCGTCCGCGAAGAAGTGCAAATGTTGAAGCGGTACCTGGAGATCCAGGAGCTTCGCTTCGCCGATCGCCTGCGTGTCACCTGGACCATCGAGCCGCAGGTGATGGAGGCGCGCGTGCCGCTCTTGCTCTTGCAGCCCGTGGTGGAGAACGCCGTTCGCCACGGCATTGCGCGCCGCGCGTCGGCGGGCATGCTCGAGATCCGCGTCCGCCGCGAGGCCGAGCAACTCGTCCTCGAGGTGCGCGACGACGGCCCTGGGCCGCCCGAGGGCTTCGTGCTGTGCGCCTGCCCGGGGCTCGGGTTGCGCAACATCCGCGAGCGCTTGGAGCAGCATTACGGCGGCCAGGCGGAGTTCCGCCTGGAGCGGGTCGAGGCGGGTGGCACCTTGGCGAGCATCTCCTTGCCGTTCCACACCGAGCACGATTCGGGGACGAAGCGCGTGGCGGCGCCGCAGGTGGCCGAGCACGTTGCCGCGTAA
- a CDS encoding DegT/DnrJ/EryC1/StrS family aminotransferase has protein sequence MRIPLIDLRAQHAAIADELMAAVAKVVAEQSFILGARVAAFEQRLAEYVGVRHAVGVASCTDALRLALVALGIGPGDAVITTPFTFVASAEAIVRAGATPVFVDVDADSVHLSPERVAECIREWRGPERLRAILVVHLFGACADSKGLLELARTHGLFLVEDAAQALGAVRDGAAAGAVGHASAFSFFPAKTLGAWGDGGALVTADDAIAARVRRLRQHGVEGGRVMEIGENSRLDALHAAVLEVKLRHLEAWIAARRQGARRYRELLDGVPGVSFFDALDEGGTHNPYVVRIAEGRDRVLMSLRAQGIDARAYYDRPIPDEPAFASVRHHRAAIPEAEKRSRDALALPLCANLSTTAQQEVVDALRSAMAGR, from the coding sequence ATGCGGATACCGCTCATCGATTTGCGCGCCCAGCACGCGGCCATCGCCGACGAGCTGATGGCCGCCGTGGCAAAGGTCGTTGCGGAGCAGTCGTTCATCTTGGGGGCACGGGTGGCCGCATTCGAGCAACGGCTCGCGGAATACGTGGGCGTGCGGCACGCGGTGGGGGTGGCTTCGTGCACCGATGCCCTGCGGCTGGCGTTGGTCGCATTGGGGATCGGTCCGGGCGATGCGGTCATCACCACGCCGTTCACCTTCGTCGCGAGCGCCGAGGCCATCGTGCGCGCGGGCGCGACGCCGGTGTTCGTCGACGTCGATGCCGATTCGGTGCATCTGTCGCCCGAGCGCGTGGCCGAGTGCATCCGCGAATGGCGCGGCCCCGAGCGGCTGCGCGCCATCTTGGTCGTGCACCTTTTCGGCGCGTGCGCCGACTCGAAAGGGCTGCTCGAGCTTGCGCGCACGCACGGCCTTTTTCTCGTGGAGGACGCCGCGCAGGCCCTCGGTGCGGTGCGCGATGGCGCCGCCGCGGGGGCGGTGGGGCATGCCTCGGCGTTCAGCTTTTTTCCGGCGAAGACACTGGGAGCGTGGGGCGACGGCGGCGCCCTCGTCACCGCCGACGATGCCATCGCCGCGCGCGTTCGGCGGCTGCGCCAGCACGGCGTCGAGGGCGGGCGCGTGATGGAAATCGGCGAAAATAGCCGCCTCGATGCGCTCCACGCGGCCGTGCTCGAGGTGAAGCTTCGCCACCTGGAGGCGTGGATTGCCGCGCGAAGGCAGGGGGCCCGTCGCTACCGCGAGCTTTTGGACGGCGTTCCGGGCGTCTCTTTTTTCGACGCGCTCGACGAGGGTGGCACGCACAATCCGTACGTGGTGCGCATCGCCGAGGGGCGCGATCGCGTTCTCATGTCGCTGCGCGCGCAAGGCATCGACGCGCGGGCCTATTACGACCGGCCCATCCCCGACGAACCGGCGTTCGCCTCGGTGCGGCACCACCGTGCGGCCATTCCGGAGGCGGAAAAGCGCTCGCGGGACGCTTTGGCCTTGCCCCTATGCGCCAACTTGAGCACGACGGCGCAGCAAGAGGTGGTCGACGCCTTGCGAAGCGCGATGGCGGGGAGATAA
- a CDS encoding response regulator, producing MTNPAPQQLRVLIVDDEPPARAGLRHLLARHPDVEICGECRNGAEAIEAIRRDPPGLVVLDVQMPEYDGFDVVRQVGPSLMPPVLFLTAFDQFALKAFEIHAVDYVLKPCSQERFDEALARARQRIRQSELAAIGQRLAHLLQDLEAKPGATEPVRPSAVPPETPFAERFAIRLGNRSSIVEVRDIDWIEADDYCCSIHVGAETHVMRESLRALEGRLNPLEFVRIHRSAIVNVRRIREVHGTAGGEAVVVLHTGIQIPVSRRKRAELERRIGRPR from the coding sequence ATGACGAATCCAGCGCCCCAGCAGCTCCGCGTGCTGATCGTCGACGACGAACCGCCCGCGCGCGCGGGCCTTCGGCACCTCTTGGCGCGGCATCCCGACGTGGAGATCTGCGGCGAATGCCGCAACGGCGCCGAGGCCATCGAGGCCATTCGCCGCGATCCGCCCGGGTTGGTCGTGCTCGACGTGCAGATGCCCGAGTACGATGGCTTCGATGTGGTGCGCCAGGTGGGCCCGTCGCTCATGCCCCCGGTCCTGTTCCTCACCGCCTTCGACCAATTCGCGCTGAAGGCCTTCGAGATCCACGCGGTCGATTACGTGCTCAAGCCGTGCAGCCAGGAGCGCTTCGACGAGGCGTTGGCGCGCGCACGCCAGCGCATTCGCCAGAGCGAGCTCGCGGCCATCGGCCAGCGCCTCGCGCATCTGCTGCAAGATTTGGAAGCGAAGCCCGGGGCAACCGAGCCGGTGCGCCCCAGCGCCGTGCCGCCCGAGACTCCGTTCGCCGAGCGCTTCGCGATTCGGCTGGGCAACCGCTCCTCCATCGTGGAGGTGCGCGACATCGATTGGATCGAGGCCGACGACTACTGCTGCAGCATCCACGTCGGCGCCGAGACGCACGTCATGCGCGAGAGCTTGCGCGCGTTGGAAGGACGCCTCAACCCCCTGGAATTCGTGCGGATCCATCGCTCGGCCATCGTGAACGTGCGGCGCATCCGCGAGGTGCACGGCACGGCCGGTGGCGAGGCCGTGGTGGTGCTTCACACGGGGATCCAGATCCCCGTGAGCCGCCGCAAGCGCGCGGAGCTCGAGCGGCGCATTGGCCGTCCGCGGTAG
- a CDS encoding metallophosphatase family protein, translating to MILLCISDIQGHVDALAAVLATAERRSFHKLLVAGDVVFPGPAPLETWRRLTSAGAVLVQGVTDRAIATLDPKDLRPSNDHERRMIERMRSSRAELGDLILERIKRLPTHVRLPLEDGGELLLVHGSPVDASEALSHDMSDEEIDALLGDDPADVVVCGMSHVPFDRTISGVRVINVGSVGEAPRSAGGAFANATWIESTPSGITVESIVVPLDREPVEEKLSAMP from the coding sequence ATGATTCTCCTCTGCATCTCGGACATCCAGGGTCACGTCGACGCCCTCGCCGCCGTATTGGCGACCGCGGAGCGCCGTTCCTTTCACAAGTTGCTCGTCGCGGGCGACGTCGTTTTTCCAGGGCCGGCACCGCTCGAAACGTGGCGCCGTCTCACCAGCGCAGGCGCCGTGCTGGTGCAAGGCGTAACCGACCGCGCGATCGCCACACTGGATCCGAAAGATCTCCGCCCCAGCAACGATCACGAGCGGCGCATGATCGAGCGCATGCGCTCGTCGCGTGCGGAGCTGGGTGATCTCATTTTGGAACGCATCAAGCGCCTGCCCACCCACGTGCGCCTTCCCCTGGAGGACGGCGGCGAGCTCCTTCTCGTCCACGGGTCCCCGGTCGACGCGTCGGAAGCGCTCTCGCACGACATGAGCGACGAGGAAATCGACGCCCTGCTCGGCGACGACCCGGCCGACGTCGTGGTCTGCGGCATGAGCCACGTCCCGTTCGACCGAACCATCTCCGGTGTCCGCGTCATCAACGTTGGAAGCGTGGGGGAGGCTCCCCGGAGCGCGGGAGGCGCGTTTGCGAATGCCACCTGGATCGAATCGACCCCGTCCGGAATCACGGTGGAATCCATCGTCGTCCCCCTCGACCGGGAGCCCGTGGAAGAAAAGTTGTCGGCGATGCCGTAA
- a CDS encoding tetratricopeptide repeat protein, with protein MSVDSGPMTDSTNESTSQGKAERRKKRKRDAFANVIRVNFGAGGGRVDPDKLEASRTGVGAPARSAGAPSRRETDASPVEPVTDLFSAKEVARLLNLSEGRLRTLDKAQIVSPSGTRNGRRAYTFQDLIALRATLLLSKEVKPREMARAIDALKQTLPKVTRPLQELRIVSDGRKVVVRAQDGAFEPVTGQMVLDFQVGGLRDDVVRVLRPESAATRARTAYDLYVKASTLDEDPATYDEAEALYSRAIELDPELSIAYTNLGNIRFRRGDDQGAEELYQHALSIDPSQPEAHYNLGYVMLERGHAENAVASFEKALLRDTRFSDAHFNLAMALEQLGERARARVHWKRYLELEPQGTWADIARQHL; from the coding sequence ATGAGCGTCGATAGCGGTCCCATGACGGATTCGACGAACGAAAGCACCAGCCAAGGAAAGGCCGAACGGCGAAAGAAGCGAAAGCGCGATGCTTTCGCCAACGTCATTCGCGTGAACTTTGGCGCCGGTGGCGGTCGGGTCGATCCCGACAAGCTCGAGGCGTCCCGAACGGGCGTGGGAGCCCCCGCCCGCAGCGCGGGCGCTCCGTCCAGGAGGGAGACGGACGCCTCCCCGGTCGAGCCGGTGACGGATCTTTTTTCGGCCAAGGAGGTGGCGCGCCTGCTCAATCTGAGCGAGGGCCGGCTGCGCACCCTCGACAAAGCGCAGATCGTCTCGCCGTCCGGCACGCGCAACGGTCGCCGGGCGTACACGTTCCAGGACTTGATTGCCCTGCGGGCGACTCTGCTGCTTTCGAAAGAGGTGAAGCCGCGGGAGATGGCCCGCGCCATCGATGCGCTGAAGCAGACGCTCCCCAAGGTTACGCGCCCGCTTCAAGAGCTGCGCATCGTGAGCGACGGTCGCAAAGTCGTCGTGCGCGCGCAGGATGGCGCCTTCGAGCCGGTCACGGGCCAGATGGTGCTGGATTTCCAGGTTGGCGGACTCCGCGACGACGTCGTGCGCGTGCTTCGCCCCGAGTCGGCCGCAACCCGGGCGCGGACGGCGTACGATCTTTACGTCAAGGCGAGCACGCTCGACGAAGATCCCGCGACGTACGACGAGGCCGAGGCTTTGTACAGCCGGGCCATCGAGCTCGATCCGGAGCTATCCATCGCCTACACGAACCTGGGGAACATCCGATTTCGCCGCGGGGACGACCAAGGCGCGGAGGAGCTGTACCAGCACGCGCTCTCCATCGATCCGTCGCAGCCGGAGGCGCACTACAACTTGGGCTACGTGATGCTCGAGCGGGGTCATGCCGAAAATGCGGTGGCCTCGTTCGAGAAGGCGTTGCTACGCGACACGCGCTTCAGCGATGCACATTTCAACCTGGCCATGGCGCTCGAGCAACTCGGCGAGCGCGCCCGCGCCCGGGTCCATTGGAAGCGCTACCTGGAGCTCGAGCCGCAGGGCACCTGGGCCGACATCGCACGGCAGCATCTGTAG